Part of the Leclercia sp. AS011 genome is shown below.
CACGCGCGTTTCAGCGCCACCGCGCGCCGCTACCGCTACATCATCTATAACCAGCGCCTGCGTCCGGCCGTGTTAGGCCAGGGCGTAACGCACTTTTACGAGCCGCTGGATGCCGATCGCATGCATCGCGCGGCGCAGGTGCTGATCGGTGAAAACGACTTTACCTCGTTTCGCGCGGTGCAGTGCCAGTCGCGGACTCCGTGGCGCAACCTGATGCACATTAACGTCAGCCGTCATGGGGCCTATGTGGTGGTGGATATCAAGGCCAACGCCTTTGTACATCATATGGTGCGGAATATTGTTGGCAGCCTGATGGAAGTGGGCGCCGGACACCAGCCGGAGAGCTGGATTGCAGAGTTGCTGGCGGCGAAGGACAGAACGCTGGCAGCAGCAACGGCGAAAGCGGAAGGGCTGTATCTGGTCTCGGTCGATTATCCGGATCGATTTGACCTTCCGAAACCGCCAATGGGCCCGCTGTTTTTAGCGGACTGATAGCCGTGGCAATAAAGGTTTAGACAATATGGATTTTATTCGCTTTGTAATTGATTTCATTCTGCATATTGATGTTCACCTGGCAGAGCTGGTCGCTGATTATGGCGTCTGGGTCTATGCCATTCTGTTCCTGATCCTGTTTTGTGAAACCGGACTGGTGGTCACTCCGTTCTTACCGGGCGATTCGCTGCTGTTCGTGGCGGGGGCGCTGGCCTCGCTGGAAACCAACGACATCAACGTTCATATGATGGTGGTGCTGATGCTTATCGCCGCGATCCTTGGTGATGCGGTGAACTACACTATAGGGCGCTTGTTTGGCGATCGGCTGTTCAGTAACCCGGACTCGAAGATTTTCCGTCGCAGCTATCTCGATAAAACCCATGCGTTTTATGAGAAACACGGCGGTAAAACCATTATTCTCGCCCGCTTTGTGCCGATCGTCAGAACCTTTGCCCCCTTTGTTGCGGGAATGGGTCATATGTCGTACCGTCATTTCGCGCTCTATAACGTCACGGGCGCGCTGCTGTGGGTACTCAGCTTTACCTACGCGGGCTATTTCTTCGGTACCATTCCTATGATTCAGGAAAATCTCAAGTTACTGATCGTAGGGATTATTGTGGTCTCCATTCTGCCGGGCGTAATCGAAATTATTCGTCACCGGCGCGCGGCGGCAAAACAAGCAAAATAAAGGCACGACTGCGGTTCGACCACTTTTTTATCCAAAGTTTCGGGCTGTTATGTTTTAATGTGCAACATTCATGGTCTGTCGGGGGCAAAAATGGCATTATGCGCCCCTTGCAGCAAACCTGGTTCAGGCAGAAAGGTTATCAATGAGCTGGATTGAACGAATTAAAAGTAATATCACCCCAACCCGCAAAGCGAGTATTCCTGAAGGGGTGTGGACCAAATGTGACAGCTGTGGCCAGGTCCTGTACCGCGCCGAGCTGGAGCGTAATCTGGAAGTTTGTCCGAAGTGCGATCATCACATGCGTATGTCGGCGCGTAACCGCCTGCATAGCCTGCTGGATGAAGGTTCTCTGGTTGAACTGGGCAGCGAGCTTGAGCCGAAAGATGTGCTGAAGTTCCGCGATTCCAAGAAATACAAAGATCGTCTGGCCTCTGCACAGAAAGAGACCGGCGAGAAAGACGCCCTGGTGGTGATGAAAGGCACTCTGCACGAGATGCCGGTGGTCGCAGCGGCGTTTGAGTTCTCCTTTATGGGCGGCTCAATGGGCTCCGTGGTTGGTGCGCGCTTTGTGCGTGCGGTTGAGCAGGCGTTGGAAGATAACTGTCCGCTGATCTGCTTCTCCGCCTCCGGTGGTGCCCGTATGCAGGAAGCGCTGATGTCGCTGATGCAGATGGCAAAAACCTCCGCAGCGCTGGCAAAAATGCAGGAGCGCGGTCTGCCGTACATCTCTGTACTGACCGACCCAACCATGGGCGGCGTATCGGCGAGCTTCGCAATGCTGGGCGATCTGAACATCGCTGAGCCAAAAGCGCTGATCGGCTTTGCCGGCCCGCGCGTTATCGAACAAACGGTACGTGAGAAACTGCCGCCGGGCTTCCAGCGCAGTGAGTTCCTTATCGAAAAAGGCGCTATCGACATGATCGTTCGCCGCCCGGAGATGCGCCTGAAACTGGCCAGCATCCTGGCGAAGCTGATGAATCTGCCGTCGCCGAGCCCGGATGAGCCGCGCGAAGGCGTGGTGGTACCGGATCAGGAACCCGAGGCCTGATAACTGAAAAGGGCAGGGCCAATGGCGCTGCCCTTTTGCTTTCTAACCGTAACTGAAAAGCGCGCAACATGGAAAATATCACTCTTCCCCAAGCCACGTCGCCTCTGGCCGCGTGGCTTTCTTATCTGGAAAACCTGCACAGTAAAGCCATCGACATGGGACTTGAGCGCGTCAGCCAGGTAGCGGCGCGCCTTGACGTTCTGAAACCGGCTCCCTTTGTCTTCACCGTCGCGGGCACCAACGGCAAAGGCACCACCTGCCGCACGCTGGAGTCCATGCTGATGGCGGCGGGCTACAAAGTGGGGGTCTACAGCTCGCCGCATCTGGTGCGCTATACCGAGCGCGTGCGGATACAGAACGCAGAGTTAGCCGAATCGGCGCATACCGCCTCCTTCGCAGAGATCGAAGCCGCGCGCGGCGACATTTCGCTCACCTATTTTGAATATGGCACCCTGTCGGCGCTGTGGCTGTTTAAGCAGGCGCAGCTGGACGTGGTGATCCTGGAAGTCGGGTTAGGCGGGCGTCTGGATGCCACCAATATTGTCGATTCGGACGTGGCGGTAGTGACCAGCATCGCGCTGGATCATATCGACTGGCTGGGGCCCGATCGCGAAAGCATTGGCCGGGAGAAAGCCGGTATTTTCCGCGCGGGTAAACCAGCGATTGTCGGAGAGCCCGATATGCCGCACACCATTGCCGATGTGGCCCGGGAGAAAGGGGCGCTGTTGCAGCGTCGCGACGTCGACTGGCGCTACAGCGTGACGGAGCGCGGCTGGCGCTTTGAAGATGCCAGCGGGGCGCTGGATAACCTGCCGCTGCCGCAGGTACCGCAGCCGAACGCCGCCACGGCATTGGCCGCACTGCGCGCCAGCGGTCTGGCGGTGAACGAGCAGGCCATCCGCGACGGCATTCAGCAGGCGATCCTCGCCGGGCGTTTCCAGATTGTGAGCGACTCTCCGCGTCTGATTCTGGATGTGGCGCATAACCCTCATGCCGCTGCCTATCTCGCCGGACGTCTCAAATCATTGCCAAAAACCGGGCGCGTGCTGGCGGTTATCGGTATGCTTCATGATAAAGATATTGGCGGCACGCTGGCCTGCATGGAGACTGTGGTCGATAGCTGGTATTGTGCACCTCTGGAAGGCCCGCGCGGGGCAACGGCTGAACAGCTGATGGAACACCTCGGCCAGGGCCAGACGTTTGCCAGCGTGGAGCTGGCATGGCGCGCGGCGATGGCGGATGCCAGACCAGAAGATACCGTGCTGGTGTGTGGATCCTTCCACACGGTGGCACATGTCATGGACGTAATGGATGCGGGGAGAACCGGTGGCAAGTAAGTTTCAGAACCGTTTAGCAGGCACCATTGTGCTGGTGGCGCTGGGGGTGATTATTCTCCCCGGGCTGCTTGATGGACAGAAAAAGCATTATCAGGATGAGTTTGCGGCGATCCCGCTGGTGCCGAAGCCTGGCGACCGGGATGAGCCGGACATGCTGCCGGCGGCAACGCAGGCGCTACCCGCTCAACCGCCTGAAGGGGCGGCGGAAGAGGTGCGGGCGGGCGATGCCGCAGCACCATCCTTAGATCCGTCGCGTCTGGCGGCCAGTAACAATAACGAACTGGATCCGGCACCGGTCGAGCAGTATGCGCCAAAACCGGTGCAGAAGCCGAAGCCGGTAGATAAGCCGAAACCGCAGCGCGATAACACCAGCCAGCAGCTGGCGGCGGCTACGGAAACGCCACCGGCCAAACCGGCGGCAGAAGAGAAACCGGCTCCGACCGGTAAAGCCTATGTGGTGCAGCTCGGGGCGTTGAAAAACGCCGACAAGGTCAACGAAGTCGTGGCTAAACTGCGGGGCGCGGGGTATCGCGTTTACACTTCACCTTCAACGCCGGTACAGGGTAAAATCACCCGTATTCTCGTCGGCCCGGATGCATCGAGAGATAAGCTGAAGGGATCGCTTGGGGAGCTGAATCAACTCTCCGGCCTGAGCGGCGTGGTGATGAACTACAGCGTGAATTGAATTTTCTCTGACTAAAAAACAGGCGTAGCAGATTGCCTGAGAAGGTAACCCGCCTGGGGCGCTGAACATTTTTTCAGCGCTTTTTTTATTTACGCGCGGGAAGGAAATCCCTACGCAAACGTTTTCTTTTTCTGTTAGAATTCGCCCCGAACTGGATGACAGGGCGTTTAATCGTGGGACGTATATGGTCTGGATTGATTACGCCATCATTGCGGTGATAGGTTTTTCCTGTCTGGTTAGCCTGATCCGTGGCTTTGTTCGTGAAGCGTTATCGCTGGTAACCTGGGGCTGCGCCTTCTTTGTTGCCAGTCATTACTACACTTACCTGTCTGTCTGGTTCACGGGCTTTGAAGATGAACTGGTCCGAAACGGAATCGCCATCGCGGTGCTGTTTATCGCGACGCTGATTGTAGGCGCCATTGTTAACTTCGTGATTGGCCAGCTGGTTGAGAAAACCGGTTTGTCAGGAACGGACAGGGTGCTCGGGATCTGTTTCGGTGCCTTGCGAGGGGTGTTGATTGTCGCCGCGATACTGTTCTTCCTTGATACCTTTACCGGGTTCTCAAAAAGTGAAGACTGGCAGAAATCGCAGCTGATCCCGCAGTTCAGCTTCATCATCAGATGGTTCTTTGACTATCTGCAAAGCTCGTCGAGTTTTTTGCCCAGGGCATAAACCCTGAGATGTGGCTTAACGAGGAAATGACGAATGTGCGGTATTGTCGGTATCGCCGGTTTCATGCCGGTAAACCAGTCTATTTATGACGCATTATCGGTGCTTCAGCACCGTGGGCAGGATGCTGCGGGTATCATCACCATTGATGCACACAACTGCTTCCGTTTACGTAAGGCCAACGGCCTGGTCAACGATGTGTTTGAAGCCCGCCATATGCAGCGTCTGCAGGGTAACATGGGTATTGGTCACGTTCGTTACCCTACCGCAGGCAGTTCCAGCGCCTCTGAAGCGCAGCCTTTCTACGTTAACTCCCCGTATGGCATCACGCTTGCCCACAACGGCAACCTGACCAACGCCCACGAGTTGCGTAAAAAGCTGTTTGAAGAGAAGCGCCGCCACATTAACACCACTTCAGATTCTGAAATTCTGCTTAACATCTTTGCCAGCGAACTGGATAACTTCCGTCACTATCCGCTGGAAGCCGACAACATTTTTGCTGCCGTGGCAGCCACTAACCGTCTCATTCGTGGAGCCTATGCCTGCGTAGCGATGATTATCGGCCACGGTATGGTCGCGTTCCGCGATCCGAACGGTATTCGTCCTCTGGTACTGGGCAAGCGTGATATCGGCGATGGCCGTACCGAGTATATGGTGGCCTCCGAAAGCGTGGCTCTGGATACCCTGGGTTTTGAGTTCCTGCGCGACGTTGCGCCGGGCGAAGCGGTCTACATCACTGAAAAAGGCCAGCTGTTTACCCGTCAGTGTGCCGAAAACCCGGTCAGCAATCCGTGCCTGTTCGAGTACGTCTACTTTGCCCGTCCGGACTCCTTCATCGACAAGATCTCCGTCTACAGCGCCCGTGTGAACATGGGCACCAAGCTCGGCGAGAAGATTGCCCGCGAGTGGGAAGATCTGGATATCGATGTGGTCATCCCAATCCCGGAAACCTCCTGCGATATCGCACTGGAGATGGCACGCATCCTGGGTAAACCGTATCGCCAGGGCTTTGTGAAAAACCGCTACGTTGGCCGTACCTTTATTATGCCAGGCCAGCAGCTGCGCCGTAAATCGGTGCGCCGCAAGCTGAACGCCAACCGCGCTGAGTTCCGCGATAAGAACGTGCTGCTGGTGGATGACTCCATCGTGCGTGGCACCACCTCTGAGCAGATTATCGAGATGGCCCGTGAAGCAGGTGCGAAGAAGGTTTATCTGGCCTCTGCGGCACCGGAGATTCGCTTCCCGAACGTCTACGGTATCGATATGCCGACCGCCAACGAGCTGATCGCCCACGGTCGTGAAGTGGACGAGATCCGCCAGATCATCGGTGCCGATGGCCTGATTTTCCAGGATCTGAACGATCTGATCGACGCGGTGCGCGCTGAGAACCCGGATATCCAGCAGTTTGAGTGCTCGG
Proteins encoded:
- a CDS encoding DedA family protein, with amino-acid sequence MDFIRFVIDFILHIDVHLAELVADYGVWVYAILFLILFCETGLVVTPFLPGDSLLFVAGALASLETNDINVHMMVVLMLIAAILGDAVNYTIGRLFGDRLFSNPDSKIFRRSYLDKTHAFYEKHGGKTIILARFVPIVRTFAPFVAGMGHMSYRHFALYNVTGALLWVLSFTYAGYFFGTIPMIQENLKLLIVGIIVVSILPGVIEIIRHRRAAAKQAK
- the truA gene encoding tRNA pseudouridine(38-40) synthase TruA, which encodes MSEVEQKPVHKIALGIEYDGSKYYGWQRQNEVRSVQEKLEKALSQVANEPINVLCAGRTDAGVHGTGQVVHFETTAVRKDAAWTLGVNANLPGDIAVRWVKTVPDDFHARFSATARRYRYIIYNQRLRPAVLGQGVTHFYEPLDADRMHRAAQVLIGENDFTSFRAVQCQSRTPWRNLMHINVSRHGAYVVVDIKANAFVHHMVRNIVGSLMEVGAGHQPESWIAELLAAKDRTLAAATAKAEGLYLVSVDYPDRFDLPKPPMGPLFLAD
- the folC gene encoding bifunctional tetrahydrofolate synthase/dihydrofolate synthase; the protein is MENITLPQATSPLAAWLSYLENLHSKAIDMGLERVSQVAARLDVLKPAPFVFTVAGTNGKGTTCRTLESMLMAAGYKVGVYSSPHLVRYTERVRIQNAELAESAHTASFAEIEAARGDISLTYFEYGTLSALWLFKQAQLDVVILEVGLGGRLDATNIVDSDVAVVTSIALDHIDWLGPDRESIGREKAGIFRAGKPAIVGEPDMPHTIADVAREKGALLQRRDVDWRYSVTERGWRFEDASGALDNLPLPQVPQPNAATALAALRASGLAVNEQAIRDGIQQAILAGRFQIVSDSPRLILDVAHNPHAAAYLAGRLKSLPKTGRVLAVIGMLHDKDIGGTLACMETVVDSWYCAPLEGPRGATAEQLMEHLGQGQTFASVELAWRAAMADARPEDTVLVCGSFHTVAHVMDVMDAGRTGGK
- the purF gene encoding amidophosphoribosyltransferase — encoded protein: MCGIVGIAGFMPVNQSIYDALSVLQHRGQDAAGIITIDAHNCFRLRKANGLVNDVFEARHMQRLQGNMGIGHVRYPTAGSSSASEAQPFYVNSPYGITLAHNGNLTNAHELRKKLFEEKRRHINTTSDSEILLNIFASELDNFRHYPLEADNIFAAVAATNRLIRGAYACVAMIIGHGMVAFRDPNGIRPLVLGKRDIGDGRTEYMVASESVALDTLGFEFLRDVAPGEAVYITEKGQLFTRQCAENPVSNPCLFEYVYFARPDSFIDKISVYSARVNMGTKLGEKIAREWEDLDIDVVIPIPETSCDIALEMARILGKPYRQGFVKNRYVGRTFIMPGQQLRRKSVRRKLNANRAEFRDKNVLLVDDSIVRGTTSEQIIEMAREAGAKKVYLASAAPEIRFPNVYGIDMPTANELIAHGREVDEIRQIIGADGLIFQDLNDLIDAVRAENPDIQQFECSVFNGIYVTKDVDQKYLDYLDSLRNDDAKAVQMANDLESLEMHNEG
- the accD gene encoding acetyl-CoA carboxylase, carboxyltransferase subunit beta codes for the protein MSWIERIKSNITPTRKASIPEGVWTKCDSCGQVLYRAELERNLEVCPKCDHHMRMSARNRLHSLLDEGSLVELGSELEPKDVLKFRDSKKYKDRLASAQKETGEKDALVVMKGTLHEMPVVAAAFEFSFMGGSMGSVVGARFVRAVEQALEDNCPLICFSASGGARMQEALMSLMQMAKTSAALAKMQERGLPYISVLTDPTMGGVSASFAMLGDLNIAEPKALIGFAGPRVIEQTVREKLPPGFQRSEFLIEKGAIDMIVRRPEMRLKLASILAKLMNLPSPSPDEPREGVVVPDQEPEA
- the cvpA gene encoding colicin V production protein, whose amino-acid sequence is MVWIDYAIIAVIGFSCLVSLIRGFVREALSLVTWGCAFFVASHYYTYLSVWFTGFEDELVRNGIAIAVLFIATLIVGAIVNFVIGQLVEKTGLSGTDRVLGICFGALRGVLIVAAILFFLDTFTGFSKSEDWQKSQLIPQFSFIIRWFFDYLQSSSSFLPRA
- the dedD gene encoding cell division protein DedD codes for the protein MASKFQNRLAGTIVLVALGVIILPGLLDGQKKHYQDEFAAIPLVPKPGDRDEPDMLPAATQALPAQPPEGAAEEVRAGDAAAPSLDPSRLAASNNNELDPAPVEQYAPKPVQKPKPVDKPKPQRDNTSQQLAAATETPPAKPAAEEKPAPTGKAYVVQLGALKNADKVNEVVAKLRGAGYRVYTSPSTPVQGKITRILVGPDASRDKLKGSLGELNQLSGLSGVVMNYSVN